The sequence cccccgtgacgcGGTTCTCGTGTAGGCTCACTACCTTTGTCTCCGCTGAAGACATGGGCGATGAAGAGGGGTGACACTTCCTGCCACACCTATTGCTTTGAAAACTGCCAATTTAACACAGGCGTTTCTTCCGATACATCTCTCACCGTTTCATCCTGCAAAATATACGGCTCTTTTTCTACTTCCAACTCCACACCACACcggccccacccaccccaccccaccccgtccCGTCCCTCAGTTTGTTTGAATAGCAATTACTGTCAGCCACATATCTGCATCCATTTTCTAATGTTGAAAATGTTGTACAAATGTTTTCGATTGTAATCATTAAAGCAAAAAGTCGTTATGTAATGCAGACTCTAgtgttttattccccccccccttataaacacacacacacacacatttttgtttGATTATCCTCAGGAGTGAGAAAACGACATCTTTTTAGGCGTCTCCATACACCGCTGGTCACACAAACTCAAATTCTTATTTTAATCTTTATTTATCCCATGAAGGAAGGGGCACTTCATGCTCTCAGTGCTGCCCTGTTTGGTACTTACAGGTAACACACACATAGGCTGCCCTTTTTACTTCCCTGATCCGTTCCTCTGAGGCGTTTGGGAGTTTAGTGTCTTGCTCAGAGGCACCCTGACACACTGGAATATTGATCAACTGAAAGGTAAGTCATGGTTGCAGGGCCGTCCCTCATTCTCTCTGCTGGCTGAGGTGGGTTTCGGACCCCGAGAACTCATTGCACATGTCACTGTTGCAGCAGCTGATGTCGACGAAGGCGTTTATCTTCAGCATCTGGCAGTCTAACATGGTCATGCACTTCTGGTACTGGCCATCTGAGGAGAGAAGAGTTTTAGAGGAGAGGAAGGAAGTTGAGAAAAGACAAAGTCCCGattatgagagaaaaaaaaaatcagttctttttctccccaatggcccCTACGACCCCACtcctccgggccgtcccggtcgctgctccaccccctctgcccatccggggagggctgcagactaccacgcgatacacgtggagtcgccagcccattcttttcgcctgacagcgaggagtttcgccaggaggacgtagcgcgtgggaggatcatgttaccccccccccggttccccctcctcctcccagaacagacgccccgaccgaccagcggaggcgctagtgcagcgactaggacacatacccacatccgtcttcccacccgcagacacggccaactgtgtctgtaagggacgcccgaccaagccggaggcaacacgggggctcgaaccggcgagccccgtgttggtaggcaacacgggggggaccgccccgtcccgcTTGTCTTTTAAAACTGTCACCGCTTGGGTGTAATTCATCCTGACAGAGAAACTGACCTTCTCCTGCCCAGAGAGCTGTTCTACATTGCCTACATacatgtaccaggatgcattgccAGAGTTTCTCAAACTCCCGGCCCATCTGCCTTGTAGGTCTTCCGCCGTCCACTGACGTCAGTGGACGGCGGAAGCAAGTTTGTGACGGCAGTCTAGGGCGATACGGACAACAGTGGCAAGTGTTGCGTCCACTATAGAGTTGATTAATACATGGGAATATGGTTGAGAATCGGTGAAATCTCCATGTAAGGTATAGCACTTCCACTGCAGGAGTTCCAACACAAAGtttttttctcttgttttgtGTCACGGCTAATCGTTAAACTCTAAAAGAAAAGTCGGATTGAAGATTAATTCATCGCAGCCCTGACGTGTCCAGGACAACTCACATGGTTCTGTAAGGAACTTGGCAGCAGCACACGCATCCTTCTCTGGTGCGCATGTCTCTACGCTGGACTCACACTGCCCTCCAGCCTTTCTGGAGATGCACCGATGGCAGTCCAGGGCATCACCTGAAATGAAACTTGGTGTTTTAGCATGCTCTCATAACCTTTGGTTTTACTGCTCCGAATTCAAATCTAGGACATCAAATTCACATTTTGTACGCCTTATTTCAGTCTACTGTAGTTAGATGTGTGGGTGCCGCTGTACAGATACGATATCATAGCCTCAACATTTATACGTTAGACAACCAGAGCTAATTCAGCAAGTTTatgttgcctcattttctgtcacTGATCACCTGCATGGCACATTCTTTGACATGTCCCCACCCATTAGGTGCTCCAAGAATGTCGACACAAACTGTTGCAgcctgttttggggggtttttccgCTGTGAGCTGCTGCACAGTGTCGGCTGACTGGAACACACCTATCTGCTAAGCATCAGCCCAGAAGCTAACAGACACTGTTGACACAGTGGAGAATCAGTGACAGACTCACCAGCTGCAAAAAGCAGAGCCAGGGCCAAAGCAAGCACCACCAACTTCATGGTTTTATTCAATGCTGAAAAAGCAAGCATGAAAGAGAAGTCAGAGCTGCAGCACAATATATGTCTGACATCATTATGTCTGGGATTGCAGCGTGGCTCCCAGTATAGATGAGCTTTTGTAGTGTGTGTGGGTGATTCTGTAGTGTCTAGTTGTATCAATTGTGGTTATATGGTCATTTTGGAGGATTGCTGCTGTGAAATAACACGAATTACGTCATGAAAATTCTTGCaaaaattttttaattttttgtgtatCTGTCGGTACACGCAGACACAGTTGTAAGCCCATGAAATTTGAATTTGCAATAATAGACAACGGGATCAAAGTAACATTATATGAAATGCAAGTTGAAGATGACGAGAGGGAAATAAAAACGAGAATAGGGTAAAATGAAAAGCGATCATATCAAAGAGAGCCGATGTTTCATGAGTACATACCTCTGTGGCGTCGTATCGAAAAATGGGATGTACGCGATTGGCTGTCCTTGTTTTATAGCCCAGTCACCTCTGTTGACCAGTCATATGAACTTCCGGTAAAGCGAGTTAAGCCTCTCTCAGCCTCGGTACACGGTGTTCGAGGATAGCCGTTTTCCCAGTGCTCCCCGTTCCTGCATTATGCAAACAGGTGTCCACCCTTGGTCTACTCTAGTATGTAATTTACAGCTCTTTTGCAATATGATTTGAGATGGCGCCTACAGAGTATGAGCAATAGCGTCTCAATCAAAGGTGTGTTTGCTTTAGGTGGGCTATGTCTGATGTATACAAAGTCTAAGACCTTTGGCTCCGTGTTCTTTAACCGAGGCATTAGACGGAAACATGCTTTCATGTGTCACTGCCCACACACTCCATTTAAAGCAGACTAGAATCGGAAGTAGAACCATCTGAGGGAGGATCAAGGACTGCGGTAAAGCTGTGACAACTCTCCCAAGTGTGTCACGCAGCTGCGGTAAACTACTGTTTTGCAGCTGCAGCGGTGCGGTTACAAAGCACAGCACAACATTACGTGATGAACTTATGTGATTGAGaaataacatattgtagcgaagtcgggggaacaacgcaaccacgggaactgccgcggccgggacgcgaacccgtatcgcccgcaccgcaggagacatcgctaatgtcgccttgtggtgcagtacagcccgtatcgaatcccgcaccgggcaagaaaataaccggttacattggtggcagcggtgggatccggaagtgtgcagatcctcagaagtctcttcggagcgcgggaataacaaagcgcgagggagcgcttccggggagggtgacgactgtaaactactaataagacacgttagcccctagctaacgggtctgaccctttagtcgagcggttagcgatgcctcctgcggtgcgggcgatacgggttcgcttcccggccgcggcagttcctgtggttgcgtggtcccccgaattcgctacaatatcaacactgacgtccgggtagcgtagcggaacccccatgctacctccggcttggtcgggcgtccgcacAGTGGCGCTGACGTAGTTCCGGTAAAATGTCTACCAGCTTGTTCGCTTCCGCTATGCGTACGGTTCGTGTGATTTCTGTCAAATGGCGGCGCCGTCTCAGAAAAAGACGTTTTAAGTTTCAACGTGCTGATAGCACGACCGCTCAACGTTGCTGTGTGCCTTTGTGCCGAGCCTCCATCAAGTACAGCAAAGTACGCAGTTGTCATAGGTTTCCCTCTGACGAGGAGACCAGGCGAAAATGGACTGTCGCCATCGGGAGGGAGAAAAACATGCTAGGTGCTACACGTCCGGATCTTACCTTCGTCATTGTGGATGTAGCTTGAAACGTAAAGTTTGAACCCCTTCTCCTTTTTGTGTGCATGGCGTGCTTCGTGGATAATGCGACTAACTTCATTAACCGTGAGTTGGGGTAGATCTTGAATAGACCGAGTGAAATTGCTGTGCTATTATTGTCAGTTGCCCCTATCATTTCCGGCGCTGCCCCGGAATGATCGAGCTGGCGAGTCGGAATGCGGAAGAGAGTGTGCATGTAGTctattggccctgtctgcgggtgggaagccggctgtgggtatgtgtcctggtcgctgcactagcgcctcctctggtcggtcggggtgcctgttcgggggggagggggaactggggggaatagcgtgatgctcccacgcgctacgtcccccctggcgaaactcctcactgtcaggtgaaaaggagcggctggcgactccacatgtatcggaggaggcatgtggtagtctgcagccctccccggatcggcagaggaggtggggcagtgatcacagaagagtggggcaattggccggatacaattggagagacaaacggggggaggggggggggagatcaaCATTGCACACATATGTAGTCTGAACTATCATCCAAAGAGCTCATCTAAAAGTTGTAAAAAGATACAAGTGTAAAAACCAAGGAATAACAGCAAAATAATGTAGAAGGTAGTCCTCACATTTTCTAGTAATAGCCATTTAGGCAGCATACATGTACTTAACCattctgcaaaaaaaagaaaaataagaaaataataataataatgcagccTTTGTTTTGATGTGGTCCCTGCAAAGAAATTTCTGGGTCATTATATCTACCAAATTCAAAATAGCGAGTACATTTTTCTTCCTTCAAATGTCAGTCTAATTCCCGGCCTAAAATGATCACATATGCATTTCATATCGTTAGCGCCAATGCGTCAGCCGAAAATCTACTCAAACGATGTAACTAGAGACGTTGTAATTAGTAACTTTCCATTACAGCCATCCAacgaggaagaaatggaaatggagtgAAACCTGAATAAAAGGTTAGATCTGACCCCAGACCtgcttcatctgtccatcctTAAACTAGTGCCGTCCCGTGCTGTCTCTAGCTGGCtggctgttttgtttttgctaTCGTCTCCACTTTTATATTTGTATTTTTCCCCCCCGGTTAATTTGCCTCAGCAATACCAAGTGTCATTCACTGTTTCCACTGCGCCACCCCTGTCATTTGACCTCGGTTGCGTCTGCGCTTAAGTTTCTCTCCTCcgctgcagctgtgtttgtcgTGTTACTCGTCTTTCCCCGTCTGTGCAATATTGGTCTGCAGCCCCTGCTCAGTGCAGCGCCACTCTGAAAACCTGATAAAAGCAAAATCTCTCCCTCTCCATTGTTTCCCCCTCCTGAGCCAAAGTCCAATATCAGCACTGCCAGATGTAAGGGAAACTGTCCATGTGGCAAAACGTCTAAACCCTCCATTGTTGTGCCTTTGTTGGTTGGGCGTCGCGATATGGCCTCACTGCCTATTGGCCATATATATCTGGGTGTCCAAAAATTTTCTACTCTTATACTGTCGGGCTTGTTTGGAGGATATCGGTGGCGAAATGTCTCAGTACTCAGGAAAGGTGAGTACCACAGCAAGTAGCGTGATGCAGACATCTCTGTATGTACCCTTCCCAGTCTCCCAACAGGTGTACCTCAAACAACCGAGCACACAATGAGGGCCTCATGCAATGACGATGCTGTTTTTGCAGTTGACTGCTTGGGCCCAAGTGTAAGGTTGCAGCTACTATTCATAGCACAGTATCAAATGGTACAATGGTCTGATATGTCTTCACACATGAAAGAGTCAACACGTGGTAGCACTCATCGACACTACTGTTTTCTGGATCTAGGCCTTCTGGCTAGCTCCAGTTCTCAGCCAGTCTCTAGTAAAGGTATAGAGAGGACATGACAAATGCCCGTTTACAAAACAGATTATATCATGACAGAAAAATGGGAACTTGATACCTTCTTTACTGTCGCTGCATGAAACAGATCGTGTTCTACGAGGGGAAATGTTTCACGGGGAAGAAACTGGAGATCTTTGGGGACTGCGATAACTTCCAGGACCGCGGCTTCATGAACAGGGTCAACTCCATCCGCGTGGAGAGCGGGGCCTTCGTCTGCTTTGACCACCCGGACTTCAAGGGTCAGCAGTACATCCTGGAGCACGGCGAGTATCCCGAGTTCCAGCGCTGGAATGCCCACAACGACCACATGGGCTCCTGCAGACCAATCAGGATGGTGAGAtgtcttactgtgtgtg is a genomic window of Lampris incognitus isolate fLamInc1 chromosome 14, fLamInc1.hap2, whole genome shotgun sequence containing:
- the ly97.3 gene encoding CD59 glycoprotein, coding for MKLVVLALALALLFAAGDALDCHRCISRKAGGQCESSVETCAPEKDACAAAKFLTEPYGQYQKCMTMLDCQMLKINAFVDISCCNSDMCNEFSGSETHLSQQRE